From the genome of Candidatus Abyssobacteria bacterium SURF_5, one region includes:
- a CDS encoding NADH:flavin oxidoreductase, whose product MSTLFTPGAIGPLRVKNRFVRSATAECLASNEGRVTAHYLRAYRNLAKGGVGLIIPGNYYVNVQGRAIPRIPVIDRDEVIDDLKKVVDAVHEYDVKIVAQLNHGGRQCDPKILGETPLAPSAVRDNLNMIKPRAMMNREIEDTVADFGKGARRMKKAGFDGVQIHAAHGYLVNEFLSGHTNRRTDQWGGSLENRMRFLVEIFKSIRLHVGPDYPILVKINCEDYIKRGVTLSECVSVCRKLDEMGIAAIEVSGGIAERGLSTIKGEIPMDLVMRNRNAIERLLVKLMEKSLRKWARFEEGYFTPQAAEVKKHVKAPVIAVGGIRRRAMMEHVLESGQADFISLCRPFIRQPNLVNQMQAGDGDTITCRNCNRCSLEIVVHHSPMRCYAGEQGAKKKLEDESAQLQAE is encoded by the coding sequence ATGTCTACTTTGTTCACGCCTGGGGCCATCGGTCCGCTGAGAGTAAAGAATCGGTTCGTTCGGTCGGCAACGGCTGAGTGTCTCGCATCGAATGAGGGCCGGGTGACCGCGCATTACCTGCGCGCCTATCGTAATCTCGCGAAGGGGGGAGTGGGCCTGATCATTCCCGGTAATTATTATGTGAATGTGCAGGGCCGCGCCATTCCACGCATTCCGGTCATTGACCGGGACGAGGTTATCGACGATCTAAAGAAGGTTGTTGACGCCGTGCACGAATACGACGTCAAAATTGTTGCCCAGCTCAACCACGGCGGCCGCCAATGCGATCCGAAAATTCTTGGGGAAACGCCTTTAGCGCCGTCGGCGGTACGCGACAATCTGAACATGATCAAGCCGCGCGCAATGATGAATCGGGAGATCGAGGATACTGTAGCCGATTTCGGCAAGGGGGCGCGGCGCATGAAGAAAGCCGGTTTTGACGGAGTCCAGATACATGCCGCCCATGGATACCTGGTGAATGAGTTTCTTTCGGGCCATACCAATCGCCGGACGGATCAGTGGGGCGGCTCGCTCGAGAATCGAATGCGATTTCTTGTGGAGATATTCAAAAGTATTCGCTTGCATGTCGGGCCTGACTACCCGATCCTGGTGAAAATCAATTGTGAGGATTACATCAAACGGGGAGTGACTCTGTCCGAATGTGTGTCGGTATGCAGGAAACTGGACGAGATGGGAATCGCTGCCATTGAAGTGAGCGGAGGCATTGCCGAGCGAGGTCTGTCAACGATCAAGGGCGAAATTCCGATGGACCTCGTCATGAGGAATCGCAACGCGATCGAGCGCCTGCTCGTTAAGTTGATGGAGAAGTCGCTGAGAAAATGGGCCCGCTTTGAAGAGGGTTATTTTACGCCGCAGGCGGCGGAAGTGAAGAAGCATGTCAAGGCGCCGGTGATTGCGGTGGGCGGCATTCGGCGGCGCGCGATGATGGAGCACGTTCTTGAGTCCGGTCAAGCCGATTTCATTTCGCTGTGCCGGCCGTTTATACGCCAGCCGAATCTGGTCAATCAAATGCAGGCGGGCGACGGCGACACTATTACATGCAGGAACTGCAATAGATGTTCGTTGGAGATCGTCGTCCACCACAGCCCGATGCGCTGTTATGCCGGCGAACAGGGAGCAAAGAAGAAACTGGAGGACGAGAGCGCCCAATTGCAGGCAGAATGA
- a CDS encoding penicillin acylase family protein: protein MFFPRVQNLLYLLICLPLLLLSAAPAAADQEQESEFLLSGEVLIHYDVFGVPHITASNDADLLFAQGYVTARDRLWQMEYNRRLVAGRLAEILGESYVEQDYEIRRLGLYRSSVATYETLSDEMKKLSIAFAAGVNHYVNTHQDHLPREFKDLGYVPEPWHPIDSTAIPRMMFWHLSGSLEEELMLAKLVDELGPDKALELVSSRPADPETHIRWRQAAEILPQAFGAHGFPILAALEDFSRGHGAARSIGSNNWVIDGTKSATGAPILANDPHLALLNPPIWHEAHLMGPGINVIGSTFPGVPGIIIGHNEHIAWGVTNVGYDVCDLYIEKRDPENNKNYLYKGESRPFRKVTEKIAYRSGGSMKKVERDILFTLHGPVVAEEENHVVSMRWTGHEPSTEFKYMYLLNRASNVAEFRDALNFYQVGAQNFVYADIDGNIFYQPTGKVPIRNGAPYLPLDGSSGECEWESYIPYDSLPSVLNPEEHFIATANARPVDEAYPFYIGYFFDIGYRVRRIKDLLSAKEKLTFEEVQAIQGDDYVLAAERLKPLLLEAIEAEKKLLPARTLQAAALIEQWDNYSTTDSAACTIFNKWLERIAFNALHDDLTDESFEYWASNPDIIVVLLVRSASPDELKFDWFDNARTERRETKNQIIARSLQEVLDDFSFRYGFQMKDWAWGKTHTTTLTHGMGKINASYNNGPHPRRGCNDTINNAGFPFFNKTFASGSGPSLRMAVELRPGVERAENVIPGGQCANPASPHYQDQLVNLWLRNKAHPMLFSREQLQNNLEGVLKLVPAESEETRSEK from the coding sequence ATGTTCTTTCCCAGAGTTCAGAACCTTCTCTATTTATTGATATGCCTTCCTCTGTTGTTGTTGTCCGCTGCTCCTGCGGCCGCAGACCAGGAGCAGGAGAGCGAATTCCTGCTTTCGGGCGAGGTGCTCATTCATTATGACGTGTTCGGCGTGCCCCACATCACCGCCTCAAATGACGCCGACCTTCTTTTCGCCCAAGGCTACGTCACTGCGCGTGACCGCCTCTGGCAGATGGAATATAACCGGAGGCTCGTTGCAGGGCGTCTGGCCGAAATTCTTGGCGAATCCTATGTCGAGCAGGACTATGAGATCAGACGGCTCGGCCTGTATCGCTCCTCCGTCGCCACGTACGAAACGCTCAGTGACGAAATGAAAAAGTTGTCGATCGCCTTCGCCGCGGGCGTCAATCACTACGTCAACACCCACCAAGACCATCTCCCCCGCGAGTTCAAGGATCTTGGATACGTACCCGAGCCCTGGCACCCGATCGATTCGACTGCGATTCCCCGAATGATGTTTTGGCATCTTTCAGGGTCACTCGAAGAAGAGCTGATGCTCGCCAAGTTGGTTGACGAATTGGGCCCTGATAAAGCCCTCGAATTGGTTTCGTCAAGACCGGCCGACCCCGAGACTCATATCAGATGGCGGCAGGCGGCCGAGATCCTCCCGCAAGCTTTCGGCGCCCACGGCTTTCCAATTCTGGCGGCGCTGGAAGACTTTTCCCGAGGCCACGGGGCAGCACGCTCGATCGGCAGCAACAACTGGGTCATTGACGGCACAAAATCCGCCACCGGCGCTCCGATTTTGGCGAATGATCCGCACCTGGCATTGCTCAATCCGCCGATCTGGCACGAAGCGCACCTGATGGGTCCCGGAATCAATGTTATCGGCTCCACGTTTCCCGGTGTTCCCGGGATAATCATCGGGCACAACGAGCACATTGCCTGGGGAGTCACCAATGTCGGGTACGACGTTTGCGATCTGTATATCGAGAAGCGTGATCCCGAAAACAACAAAAATTATCTGTATAAAGGCGAGTCGAGACCCTTCCGGAAAGTGACCGAAAAGATCGCGTACAGGAGCGGCGGCTCGATGAAGAAAGTTGAGCGCGATATACTCTTCACGCTGCATGGTCCCGTTGTTGCGGAAGAAGAGAACCACGTCGTCTCCATGCGCTGGACCGGGCACGAGCCCTCCACCGAGTTTAAATATATGTACCTGCTGAACCGGGCTTCGAATGTGGCCGAATTTCGCGATGCCCTCAATTTCTACCAGGTAGGCGCACAGAACTTCGTTTACGCCGACATCGACGGCAATATCTTTTATCAACCGACCGGGAAGGTCCCCATTCGCAATGGCGCGCCGTATCTTCCGCTTGACGGCTCGTCCGGCGAGTGCGAGTGGGAGAGCTATATTCCGTATGATAGCCTGCCAAGCGTCCTCAATCCGGAGGAACATTTTATCGCGACCGCCAACGCTCGTCCCGTCGATGAAGCGTACCCGTTCTATATCGGGTACTTTTTCGATATCGGATACCGGGTTCGCAGGATAAAGGACCTCCTTTCGGCCAAGGAAAAGCTGACGTTCGAGGAAGTTCAGGCTATCCAGGGCGATGACTACGTTCTGGCTGCGGAAAGGCTGAAACCGCTGCTGCTCGAGGCCATTGAGGCCGAGAAGAAATTGCTTCCGGCAAGAACGCTTCAAGCCGCGGCGCTCATCGAACAATGGGATAATTACTCGACCACCGACAGCGCCGCCTGCACTATCTTCAATAAATGGCTTGAACGAATTGCCTTTAATGCTCTTCATGATGACCTCACCGACGAATCGTTTGAGTACTGGGCCTCCAATCCCGATATCATCGTGGTACTCCTGGTGCGAAGCGCATCACCGGATGAACTCAAGTTCGATTGGTTCGATAATGCCAGGACCGAGAGGCGCGAGACCAAAAACCAGATCATAGCGCGCAGCCTCCAGGAGGTTCTCGATGATTTCTCTTTCAGGTACGGCTTCCAAATGAAGGACTGGGCATGGGGAAAAACCCACACGACCACGCTGACTCATGGGATGGGCAAGATAAATGCCTCGTACAATAATGGCCCCCATCCCCGACGGGGATGCAACGATACGATCAATAATGCCGGGTTCCCCTTCTTCAACAAGACATTCGCATCCGGCTCAGGCCCCTCATTGCGAATGGCGGTCGAGTTGCGGCCTGGGGTGGAACGCGCAGAGAACGTAATCCCGGGCGGCCAGTGCGCGAACCCAGCGAGCCCGCATTACCAGGACCAGCTCGTCAATCTCTGGCTCAGGAACAAGGCGCATCCAATGCTCTTTAGCAGGGAACAGTTACAGAATAATCTGGAAGGAGTGCTGAAGCTGGTGCCGGCTGAATCGGAAGAAACGCGGTCAGAAAAATAA
- a CDS encoding TetR/AcrR family transcriptional regulator, whose amino-acid sequence MFFTYWGFMSTRARSIADKQQRRRLLKDAARELFFEKGYRDTTIEMITDRAGVSTGTFYLYFKSKEEIYMALYGDGIDIFHRMAEQAISWPGMGALARLSAIAHAYHRFYVEHTEYFDILAFIHLHETTLKERTEMSAALDAKAIALLKMIERVISEGIKGEELARMDPWKATNVLWGMMDGLVMLAERKNVMVMGVSLEDLFKNALEIIFYGMARREGRQSENGKETTV is encoded by the coding sequence TTGTTTTTCACATACTGGGGGTTCATGAGTACGAGAGCTAGAAGTATTGCAGATAAGCAGCAGCGAAGGCGCCTCTTGAAGGATGCGGCGAGGGAGTTGTTTTTTGAAAAAGGCTACCGCGACACCACGATCGAGATGATCACCGACCGTGCCGGCGTCAGCACGGGAACATTTTATCTGTACTTCAAGAGCAAAGAAGAAATCTACATGGCGCTCTATGGTGATGGGATAGATATTTTCCATCGAATGGCAGAGCAGGCGATATCGTGGCCGGGCATGGGCGCATTAGCGAGATTGTCGGCGATTGCGCATGCCTACCACCGTTTTTATGTTGAGCACACGGAGTATTTCGATATCCTCGCGTTCATACACCTGCATGAGACGACGCTGAAGGAGCGCACGGAGATGTCCGCGGCGCTGGATGCGAAGGCGATCGCGCTATTGAAGATGATCGAGCGCGTTATCAGTGAGGGCATTAAAGGCGAAGAACTGGCGCGGATGGACCCGTGGAAAGCGACGAACGTTCTGTGGGGCATGATGGATGGGCTGGTGATGTTGGCCGAGCGCAAGAATGTTATGGTGATGGGCGTGAGTCTCGAGGATTTATTCAAGAACGCGCTCGAGATCATTTTCTACGGAATGGCGAGGCGGGAGGGCCGGCAATCGGAGAACGGCAAGGAGACTACCGTATGA